A region from the Meiothermus sp. Pnk-1 genome encodes:
- a CDS encoding helix-turn-helix domain-containing protein, with translation METPQRAAYRIKEASKMLGLSYRSVWKAIKRGDIPSFRLGKRVYVPKAFLERLQRGGE, from the coding sequence ATGGAAACTCCACAACGCGCAGCTTATCGGATAAAGGAGGCTTCAAAGATGCTCGGCCTGAGCTATCGATCAGTGTGGAAAGCGATCAAGCGGGGGGATATTCCATCTTTTCGTCTAGGGAAGCGGGTTTATGTGCCAAAGGCCTTCCTGGAGCGGCTGCAGCGGGGTGGGGAATAA